The Nocardioides sp. S5 genome includes a window with the following:
- the ligA gene encoding NAD-dependent DNA ligase LigA, which produces MSTSDAAARDAAVASAPPEALERHRELSEQVDDARWRYYVLDDPTLSDADFDARLRELEALEDDYPELRTPDSPTQKVGGAVSTEFTAVDHLQRMESLDNAFSFDELGAWHARILREGIDAPALLCELKVDGLAINLLYEQGRLVRALTRGDGRTGEDVTPNVKTIASVPHRLSGSDEHPVPALVEVRGEVFLPIDAFERLNAAMVEAGKPMFANPRNAAAGSLRQKDPRVTATRDLGMVCHGIGAREGFEPTAQSAAYDALQAWGLPTSEQVRVVSTLAEVEEFITHVGEHRHTIVGHEIDGLVVKVDDVSLQRRLGSTSRAPRWAIAFKYPPEEVNTLLRSIEVNVGRTGRVTPYGVMEPTKVAGSTVENATLHNAHEVKRKDVRPGDTVILRKAGDVIPEILGPVLALRPKGLRPWRMPTRCPACRTPLAQQKEGDKDLRCPNHEKCPAQVRERVFHVAGRGAFDIEGLGYEAAVALLDAGVITNEGDLFDLDEAALLRAPLFTRAPKKGEEGPQLSANGARLLANLRERRAAVPLWRVLVALSIRHVGPTAARALATEFGSMTAIREASEEALAATDGVGPTIAASVREWFHGASVGDAESEEVGDNAEWHNAIVDAWAAAGVSMADQRDESVPRTLEGLTVVATGSLQQFTRDSVKEAIISRGGKAAGSVSKKTDYVVVGENAGSKADKAEQLGVPVLDEEQFTVLLEKGPAGLE; this is translated from the coding sequence ATGAGCACGTCCGACGCAGCCGCCCGCGACGCCGCTGTCGCCTCTGCTCCTCCCGAGGCGCTGGAGCGCCACCGCGAGCTCAGCGAGCAGGTCGACGACGCCCGCTGGCGCTACTACGTCCTCGACGACCCGACGCTGTCCGACGCCGACTTCGACGCGCGCCTGCGTGAGCTCGAGGCGCTCGAGGACGACTACCCCGAGCTGCGCACCCCCGACTCGCCGACCCAGAAGGTCGGGGGAGCGGTCTCGACGGAGTTCACCGCGGTCGACCACCTCCAGCGCATGGAGTCCCTCGACAACGCCTTCTCCTTCGACGAGCTCGGCGCGTGGCACGCCCGCATCCTCCGCGAGGGCATCGACGCCCCGGCCCTGCTGTGCGAGCTCAAGGTCGACGGCCTGGCGATCAACCTCCTCTACGAGCAGGGCCGCCTCGTGCGCGCGCTCACCCGCGGCGACGGGCGTACGGGGGAGGACGTGACGCCCAACGTCAAGACGATCGCCTCGGTTCCGCACCGCCTCTCCGGCAGCGACGAGCACCCCGTGCCCGCGCTCGTCGAGGTCAGGGGAGAGGTCTTCCTGCCCATCGACGCCTTCGAGCGGCTCAACGCCGCAATGGTCGAGGCTGGCAAGCCGATGTTCGCCAACCCCCGCAACGCCGCCGCCGGATCCCTGCGCCAGAAGGACCCGCGCGTGACCGCGACGCGCGACCTCGGCATGGTCTGCCACGGCATCGGCGCGCGCGAGGGCTTCGAGCCGACGGCGCAGAGCGCGGCGTACGACGCCCTGCAGGCGTGGGGGCTGCCGACCTCGGAGCAGGTCCGGGTGGTGTCCACGCTGGCGGAGGTGGAGGAGTTCATCACCCACGTCGGCGAGCACCGCCACACCATCGTCGGGCACGAGATCGACGGCCTGGTCGTGAAGGTCGACGACGTCTCGCTGCAGCGGAGGCTCGGTTCCACCAGCCGCGCGCCGCGATGGGCGATCGCCTTCAAGTACCCGCCCGAGGAGGTCAACACGCTCCTCAGGTCGATCGAGGTCAACGTCGGCCGCACCGGGCGCGTCACCCCCTACGGCGTCATGGAGCCCACGAAGGTGGCGGGCTCCACCGTCGAGAACGCCACCCTCCACAACGCCCACGAGGTCAAGCGCAAGGACGTGCGCCCCGGCGACACCGTCATCCTGCGCAAGGCCGGCGACGTGATCCCCGAGATCCTCGGACCGGTGCTGGCACTGCGCCCGAAGGGGCTCAGGCCGTGGCGGATGCCCACGAGGTGCCCTGCGTGCCGCACGCCGCTGGCACAGCAGAAGGAGGGCGACAAGGACCTCCGCTGCCCCAACCACGAGAAGTGCCCCGCCCAGGTGCGCGAGCGGGTCTTCCACGTCGCCGGGCGGGGTGCCTTCGACATCGAGGGCCTCGGCTACGAGGCGGCGGTCGCGCTGCTCGACGCCGGCGTGATCACGAACGAGGGCGACCTGTTCGACCTCGACGAGGCGGCCCTGCTCAGGGCGCCGCTCTTCACCCGGGCGCCGAAGAAGGGCGAGGAGGGGCCGCAGCTGTCGGCCAACGGCGCACGCCTGCTGGCCAACCTCCGCGAGCGCAGGGCCGCGGTGCCGCTGTGGCGGGTGCTGGTGGCGCTCTCGATCCGCCACGTCGGGCCGACGGCGGCCCGGGCGCTGGCCACCGAGTTCGGCTCGATGACCGCGATCCGCGAGGCCTCGGAGGAGGCGTTGGCCGCCACCGACGGTGTCGGACCGACCATCGCGGCATCGGTGCGCGAGTGGTTCCACGGGGCGAGCGTCGGTGACGCCGAGTCCGAGGAGGTCGGCGACAACGCCGAGTGGCACAACGCGATCGTCGACGCCTGGGCCGCTGCGGGTGTCTCGATGGCCGACCAGCGCGACGAGTCCGTGCCCCGCACGCTCGAGGGCCTGACCGTCGTCGCCACCGGCTCGCTCCAGCAGTTCACGCGCGACTCGGTCAAGGAAGCGATCATCAGCCGCGGTGGCAAGGCAGCAGGGTCGGTCTCGAAGAAGACCGACTACGTCGTGGTGGGCGAGAACGCCGGGTCCAAGGCCGACAAGGCCGAGCAGCTCGGGGTCCCGGTGCTCGACGAGGAGCAGTTCACGGTCCTGCTGGAGAAGGGGCCCGCGGGCCTGGAGTGA
- a CDS encoding MFS transporter: MTDLAPVADEVTPEQHKRLRWALVLISLAQLMVVLDSTIANIALPFIGADLDIDQANLSWIVTGYALTFGGFLLLGGRLADLYGRRRIFIVGVLVFAVASLIGGFAYNEVMLLSARALQGIGAAMASPAALALITTTFPAGRERNRAFAVYAAMAGVGAAVGLILGGWLTGLDPILGLEGWRYTFLIVVPIGLAAAFFAPRFFDESEPHTGWLDVPGAITGTGGLLAIVYGLSRAGDERYGWDDTTTIASLVVGVALLGLFLLVESRVQHPLMPFRIFRSKNRAAAFAVMMIVPAAMFAMFFFLSLFIQLVVGYSPLQTGVAFLPFSIAMIISATTASKLIGFVDPRYLSGVGTLLSGAALYGFSRITVPEDPSSILASMPTALGGQGVALGDGVNYWTQILPFIVLMAFGMGLNFVPLTLVAVHHLRAQDTGIGSGVLNTMQQVGGALGLATLSTVSLHFAQTRADDIAPSIAAAAPDLDPAALGQLASLGAFTEGATMAFFVGALMMLAASAIVWLFLDVKHEELATEAAPEGVGVH, translated from the coding sequence ATGACCGACCTCGCTCCCGTTGCCGACGAGGTGACTCCCGAGCAGCACAAGCGCCTGCGCTGGGCGCTCGTGCTCATCTCGCTCGCCCAGCTGATGGTGGTGCTCGACTCCACCATCGCCAACATCGCGCTCCCCTTCATCGGCGCCGACCTCGACATCGACCAGGCCAACCTGTCGTGGATCGTCACCGGCTACGCCCTCACCTTCGGCGGCTTCCTGCTGCTCGGCGGGCGCCTGGCCGACCTCTACGGCCGCCGCCGGATCTTCATCGTCGGCGTCCTGGTCTTCGCCGTCGCCTCGCTCATCGGCGGCTTCGCCTACAACGAGGTCATGCTGCTCTCCGCGCGAGCCCTGCAGGGCATCGGCGCCGCCATGGCCTCCCCCGCCGCGCTCGCCCTGATCACCACGACGTTCCCCGCCGGCCGCGAGCGCAACCGCGCCTTCGCCGTGTACGCCGCCATGGCGGGCGTCGGCGCCGCCGTCGGCCTGATCCTGGGTGGCTGGCTGACCGGCCTCGACCCGATCCTCGGCCTCGAGGGCTGGCGCTACACCTTCCTCATCGTCGTGCCGATCGGCCTGGCCGCCGCCTTCTTCGCGCCGCGCTTCTTCGACGAGTCCGAGCCGCACACCGGCTGGCTGGACGTCCCGGGCGCCATCACCGGCACGGGCGGCCTGCTCGCCATCGTCTACGGCCTCTCGCGTGCCGGCGACGAGCGCTACGGCTGGGACGACACCACCACCATCGCCAGCCTCGTCGTGGGAGTCGCGCTGCTCGGGCTCTTCCTCCTGGTCGAGTCCCGCGTCCAGCACCCGCTCATGCCGTTCCGGATCTTCCGGAGCAAGAACCGTGCCGCCGCGTTCGCCGTGATGATGATCGTCCCGGCCGCGATGTTCGCGATGTTCTTCTTCCTCTCGCTCTTCATCCAGCTCGTGGTCGGCTACAGCCCGCTCCAGACGGGCGTGGCGTTCCTGCCGTTCTCGATCGCGATGATCATCTCGGCGACGACAGCCTCCAAGCTGATCGGCTTCGTCGACCCGCGCTACCTCTCCGGCGTCGGCACCCTCCTCTCGGGCGCCGCCCTCTACGGCTTCAGCCGGATCACCGTCCCCGAGGACCCGTCCTCGATCCTCGCGTCGATGCCGACCGCCCTGGGCGGACAGGGCGTGGCCCTGGGAGACGGCGTCAACTACTGGACCCAGATCCTGCCGTTCATCGTGCTGATGGCCTTCGGCATGGGGCTCAACTTCGTGCCGCTGACCCTGGTCGCGGTGCACCACCTCCGTGCCCAGGACACCGGCATCGGCTCCGGCGTGCTCAACACGATGCAGCAGGTCGGCGGTGCGCTCGGCCTGGCGACCCTGAGCACGGTGTCGCTGCACTTCGCCCAGACCCGCGCCGACGACATCGCACCGTCGATCGCCGCGGCCGCGCCGGACCTCGACCCCGCCGCGCTCGGCCAGCTGGCCTCGCTGGGCGCGTTCACCGAGGGCGCGACGATGGCCTTCTTCGTCGGCGCCCTGATGATGCTCGCCGCCTCGGCGATCGTGTGGCTGTTCCTCGACGTCAAGCACGAGGAGCTCGCCACCGAGGCTGCCCCCGAGGGCGTCGGCGTCCACTGA
- the mnmA gene encoding tRNA 2-thiouridine(34) synthase MnmA yields MRVVAAMSGGVDSAVAAARAVEAGHDVTGVHLALSRNPASYRSGARGCCTIEDSNDARRAADVIGIPFYVWDLSERFHEDVVEDFMDEYAAGRTPNPCLRCNEKIKFAAVLDRALALGFDAVATGHYAQLRTGADGLVEMHRATDHGKDQSYVLGVLDQQQLRHSLFPLGDTPKPLVREEAARRGLLVADKPDSHDICFVADGDNAGWLREKLGDRAPNHGGDIVDATTGETVGTHTGTYGFTIGQRRGLRLGTPAPDGKPRFVLDIEPVSATVTVGPREQLAVDRVEGIRPRWCGTVPERVEGTVQLRAHGAEHRAVVVVEGDHVVVDLLDPAEGIAPGQAVVIYDGTRVVGSATIAATRPVGVHT; encoded by the coding sequence ATGAGGGTCGTCGCCGCCATGTCCGGCGGGGTGGACTCCGCCGTCGCCGCAGCGCGCGCCGTCGAGGCCGGTCACGACGTCACCGGCGTGCACCTGGCGCTGAGCCGCAACCCCGCGTCGTACCGCTCCGGCGCCCGTGGCTGCTGCACCATCGAGGACAGCAACGACGCGCGCCGCGCGGCCGACGTCATCGGCATCCCGTTCTACGTCTGGGACCTGTCCGAGCGGTTCCACGAGGACGTCGTGGAGGACTTCATGGACGAGTACGCCGCCGGCCGCACGCCCAACCCCTGCCTGCGGTGCAACGAGAAGATCAAGTTCGCCGCGGTGCTGGACCGGGCCCTGGCGCTGGGCTTCGACGCGGTGGCGACCGGCCACTACGCCCAGCTGCGCACCGGCGCCGACGGCCTGGTCGAGATGCACCGGGCCACCGACCACGGCAAGGACCAGTCCTACGTCCTCGGCGTGCTCGACCAGCAGCAGCTGCGGCACTCCCTGTTCCCGCTGGGGGACACCCCCAAGCCCCTGGTGCGCGAGGAGGCCGCACGGCGCGGGCTGCTCGTGGCCGACAAGCCCGACTCCCACGACATCTGCTTCGTCGCCGACGGCGACAACGCCGGCTGGCTGCGCGAGAAGCTCGGCGATCGCGCGCCCAACCACGGCGGCGACATCGTCGACGCCACCACCGGGGAGACGGTGGGCACGCACACCGGCACCTACGGCTTCACCATCGGACAGCGCCGAGGGCTGCGCCTGGGCACCCCCGCCCCGGACGGCAAGCCCCGCTTCGTGCTGGACATCGAGCCGGTCAGCGCCACCGTGACCGTCGGACCGCGCGAACAGCTCGCGGTCGACCGCGTCGAGGGCATCCGGCCGCGGTGGTGCGGGACGGTGCCCGAGCGTGTCGAGGGGACCGTGCAGCTGCGCGCCCACGGCGCGGAGCACCGTGCGGTGGTCGTCGTCGAGGGGGACCACGTCGTCGTCGACCTGCTCGACCCCGCCGAGGGCATCGCCCCCGGACAGGCCGTGGTGATCTACGACGGCACCCGGGTCGTCGGTTCGGCCACCATCGCTGCGACCCGCCCCGTCGGGGTCCACACGTGA
- a CDS encoding methionine synthase, whose amino-acid sequence MSTATGIGSVPGTTDDDFAEATRLVLGELPDLPHVPELPGRGVGAQMTGRGLAVVAGLAADLQPAGWRLTDASGADHRRARSLLAQDLDTVEELAQDYVGAFKTQVAGPWTLAATVEKPRGDKVLSDHGARRELAQALAEGIGEHLADLRRRLRGVERWVVQVDEPALAAVVNAQVPTASGFGRHRKVDLPEASAHLEWVVSAITAAGAEAWVHSCAPQVPWSLVAGTGVSGLSADLDMLGAGDLDTFAEVLESGRTAVLGVVPSTEPSADPSDARITERVQRWLDMLGLDPEVVRERLVVSPTCGLAGATPAWAARAVRLSATVARNL is encoded by the coding sequence ATGAGCACCGCGACCGGCATCGGGTCCGTGCCCGGCACGACCGACGACGACTTCGCCGAGGCGACGCGCCTCGTGCTCGGGGAGCTCCCCGACCTCCCGCACGTGCCGGAGCTGCCGGGCCGTGGGGTGGGCGCCCAGATGACTGGTCGCGGCCTCGCCGTGGTCGCCGGCCTGGCGGCCGACCTCCAGCCCGCCGGCTGGCGGCTGACCGACGCCAGCGGCGCCGACCACCGACGCGCTCGCTCCCTGCTGGCCCAGGACCTCGACACCGTCGAGGAGCTCGCGCAGGACTACGTCGGCGCCTTCAAGACGCAGGTGGCCGGGCCGTGGACGCTCGCGGCCACCGTCGAGAAGCCGCGCGGCGACAAGGTGCTCAGCGACCACGGCGCCCGCCGCGAGCTCGCCCAGGCGCTGGCCGAGGGCATCGGCGAGCACCTCGCCGACCTGCGCCGGCGCCTGCGCGGCGTCGAGCGCTGGGTCGTGCAGGTCGACGAACCAGCCCTGGCCGCGGTCGTCAATGCCCAGGTCCCCACCGCCAGCGGGTTCGGCCGCCACCGCAAGGTCGACCTCCCCGAGGCATCGGCGCACCTGGAGTGGGTCGTCTCCGCGATCACCGCTGCCGGCGCCGAGGCCTGGGTGCACTCCTGCGCGCCGCAGGTGCCGTGGTCGCTGGTCGCCGGCACCGGAGTGAGCGGGCTGTCGGCCGACCTCGACATGCTCGGCGCGGGCGACCTCGACACCTTCGCGGAGGTCCTCGAGTCGGGGCGTACGGCTGTGCTGGGCGTGGTGCCCTCGACCGAGCCGTCCGCCGACCCGTCGGACGCCCGGATCACCGAGCGGGTCCAGCGTTGGCTCGACATGCTCGGCCTCGACCCGGAGGTGGTGCGGGAGCGGCTCGTCGTCAGCCCGACCTGCGGGCTCGCGGGCGCGACGCCCGCCTGGGCTGCGCGTGCGGTGCGCCTCTCGGCGACAGTCGCCCGCAACCTCTGA
- a CDS encoding cysteine desulfurase family protein yields MTQPLVYLDHAATTPMLPAAIEAMTRHLTGVGNASSLHASGRGARRIVEESRETIAGVIGARPGDVVFTSGGTESDNLALKGIFWARREQDPRRTRILSTAIEHHAVLDPLDWLATYDGADVELLPVSSQGILDVEALRASIARDPASVALVSVMWANNEVGSLQPIDEVVAIAAEHQVPVHTDAVQALGQVPVDFAASGVDALTFTGHKVGGPYGVGALVVRRDLAVSALVHGGGQERDIRSGTLDVPAIAGLAAAVEESVKHQHDHAARVSALRDDLLRRVVEVVPDAHLHGAPPGPLRLPGNAHIGFPGCEGDSLLMLLDARGIECSTGSACSAGVPQPSHVLLAMGCDDDQARHSLRFSLGHSTTPADIDRLVEAIGPVVERARAARAR; encoded by the coding sequence ATGACCCAGCCGCTCGTCTACCTCGACCACGCCGCGACCACGCCCATGCTGCCGGCCGCGATCGAGGCCATGACCCGGCACCTGACCGGCGTGGGCAACGCGAGCTCGCTGCACGCCTCGGGGCGCGGGGCGCGACGCATCGTGGAGGAGTCGCGCGAGACGATCGCGGGCGTCATCGGCGCCCGGCCCGGCGACGTCGTCTTCACCTCCGGCGGCACGGAGTCGGACAACCTCGCGTTGAAGGGCATCTTCTGGGCGCGCCGCGAGCAGGACCCGCGCCGCACCCGCATCCTGTCCACGGCGATCGAGCACCACGCCGTGCTCGACCCGCTGGACTGGTTGGCGACCTACGACGGTGCCGACGTCGAGCTCCTGCCCGTCTCGTCCCAGGGGATCCTCGACGTCGAGGCGCTCCGGGCCTCCATCGCGCGCGACCCGGCGTCCGTGGCACTCGTGTCGGTGATGTGGGCCAACAACGAGGTCGGCTCGCTCCAGCCGATCGACGAGGTGGTCGCGATCGCCGCCGAGCACCAGGTCCCCGTGCACACCGACGCCGTGCAGGCGCTCGGGCAGGTGCCGGTCGACTTCGCCGCCTCGGGCGTCGACGCGCTGACCTTCACCGGCCACAAGGTGGGCGGTCCCTACGGCGTGGGCGCCCTCGTCGTACGCCGCGACCTGGCCGTCAGTGCGCTCGTGCACGGAGGCGGGCAGGAGCGCGACATCCGCAGCGGCACGCTCGACGTCCCCGCGATCGCGGGGCTCGCCGCCGCGGTGGAGGAGTCGGTGAAGCACCAGCACGACCACGCCGCCCGCGTCTCCGCGCTGCGTGACGACCTGCTGCGCCGGGTGGTGGAGGTCGTCCCCGACGCCCACCTCCACGGCGCCCCGCCCGGCCCGCTCCGGCTGCCCGGCAACGCCCACATCGGCTTCCCGGGCTGCGAGGGCGACTCGCTGCTGATGCTCCTCGACGCGCGCGGCATCGAGTGCTCCACGGGGTCGGCCTGTTCCGCCGGCGTCCCGCAGCCGTCCCACGTGCTGCTCGCGATGGGCTGCGACGACGACCAGGCGCGCCACTCGCTGCGCTTCTCCCTCGGCCACAGCACCACCCCCGCCGACATCGACCGCCTCGTGGAGGCGATCGGCCCCGTGGTGGAGCGCGCGCGGGCCGCCCGGGCCCGATGA
- a CDS encoding calcium-binding protein, producing the protein MRIVRSLVPALVATAGLAAPLAVVPTAQAAAVSCGGLRATIVGNNKANVLTGTARRDVIVARGGNDTIRGIGGNDVICAGDGADTVAGGDGDDRLFGETDSLRIDQFGRVLKKGDTITGGAGDDTIDLGYDPRAASDGTRVVLDGVSYAQAPAPVVVDFRAAGTVPVAADGNDTVTGYDDGVRVVGTALGDTIKGTNSDDAIFVRGGDDTVFGRGGDDTIAADASGATGNDRLYGDAGDDDLSGTLGNDQFVGGSGNDTLTSASQLRQVMRGGSGLDTITFPIPGESGFVAKGYGGQDKLRLLPNSNLAIKPTVRIDQVRKTTIRDLPYTIEGVINGFSDVILPARALSVFKGSNESEVITAHPDYRAMIYGRGGADVLTGSDEPDRLEGGNGFDIVRGRGGNDTCKSAEKRSSC; encoded by the coding sequence ATGCGCATCGTCCGATCACTCGTCCCGGCCCTCGTCGCCACGGCCGGCCTCGCCGCACCGCTCGCGGTCGTCCCGACCGCACAGGCGGCGGCCGTCAGCTGCGGTGGCCTCAGGGCGACCATCGTGGGCAACAACAAGGCCAACGTCCTCACCGGTACGGCGCGGCGCGACGTGATCGTCGCCCGCGGAGGCAACGACACCATCCGCGGCATCGGGGGCAACGACGTGATCTGCGCGGGCGACGGCGCGGACACGGTCGCCGGGGGCGACGGCGACGACCGCCTCTTCGGCGAGACCGACTCGCTGCGCATCGACCAGTTCGGCCGGGTGCTGAAGAAGGGCGACACGATCACCGGCGGCGCCGGCGACGACACCATCGACCTCGGTTACGACCCGCGAGCCGCCTCCGACGGCACCCGCGTGGTCCTCGACGGGGTGTCCTACGCCCAGGCTCCTGCCCCGGTCGTGGTCGACTTCCGGGCTGCCGGCACCGTCCCGGTGGCCGCCGACGGAAACGACACCGTCACCGGCTACGACGACGGTGTACGCGTCGTCGGCACCGCGCTGGGCGACACGATCAAGGGCACCAACTCCGACGACGCGATCTTCGTCCGCGGCGGCGACGACACGGTCTTCGGACGCGGTGGGGACGACACCATCGCGGCGGACGCCTCCGGGGCCACCGGCAACGACCGCCTCTACGGTGACGCCGGCGACGACGACCTCAGCGGCACGCTGGGCAACGACCAGTTCGTCGGCGGCAGCGGCAACGACACCCTCACGTCCGCCTCCCAGCTGCGCCAGGTGATGCGCGGCGGGAGCGGGCTCGACACGATCACCTTCCCGATCCCGGGGGAGTCCGGCTTCGTCGCCAAGGGCTACGGCGGCCAGGACAAGCTGCGCCTGCTGCCCAACTCGAACCTCGCGATCAAGCCCACGGTGCGCATCGACCAGGTGAGGAAGACCACCATCCGCGACCTCCCCTACACGATCGAGGGAGTCATCAACGGCTTCAGCGACGTGATCCTGCCGGCGCGGGCGCTGTCGGTCTTCAAGGGCAGCAACGAGTCCGAGGTCATCACCGCGCACCCCGACTACCGCGCGATGATCTACGGCCGCGGCGGCGCCGACGTGCTGACCGGCTCCGACGAGCCCGACCGCCTCGAGGGCGGCAACGGCTTCGACATCGTCCGCGGTCGCGGCGGCAACGACACCTGCAAGTCGGCCGAGAAGCGCTCCAGCTGCTGA
- a CDS encoding serine hydrolase domain-containing protein — MSTLGEKAGELLGPKHTTYVVARVTPGGAEVDAVGADVHDDVELGSVSKGVTGFLWRDAVARGTLAEDARLGEHLAVPPALADVRLSALATHTSGLPRLAGGDVLRRTWALWRSGRNPYREDLSGLLAHLDGVEPGKPGPAYSNLGFQLLGHAVASAAATPYPDLVAQRIAEPLGLVDTYVPLAPHQLRPGAVAPRNRAGREVEPWANDAIAPAGGVRASAADLAVLLRAMLDRTVAGADALEPTAPFVGTMRIGAGWLTGPMLRRTVTWHNGGTGGFRSFVGIDRDHGVGVALVSASTRSVDGAGARLLVEAGEA; from the coding sequence GTGAGCACCCTCGGTGAGAAGGCCGGCGAGCTGCTCGGGCCGAAGCACACGACGTACGTCGTCGCGCGGGTCACCCCTGGCGGCGCCGAGGTCGACGCGGTCGGTGCGGACGTCCACGACGACGTGGAGCTCGGGTCGGTCTCCAAGGGCGTGACCGGGTTCCTGTGGCGCGACGCCGTCGCCCGCGGCACCCTCGCCGAGGACGCACGCCTGGGCGAGCACCTCGCCGTCCCGCCGGCACTGGCGGACGTCCGGCTGTCCGCGCTCGCCACCCATACCTCCGGGCTGCCCCGGCTGGCCGGCGGCGACGTGCTCCGTCGCACGTGGGCGCTCTGGCGCTCGGGGCGCAACCCCTACCGCGAGGACCTCAGCGGCCTCCTGGCACACCTCGACGGCGTGGAGCCCGGCAAGCCCGGGCCGGCCTACTCCAACCTCGGGTTCCAGCTGCTCGGGCACGCGGTCGCGTCCGCTGCCGCGACGCCCTACCCCGACCTCGTCGCGCAGCGGATCGCCGAGCCGCTCGGCCTGGTCGACACCTACGTCCCGCTCGCGCCCCACCAGCTCCGCCCCGGTGCGGTCGCACCCCGCAACCGCGCAGGCCGCGAGGTCGAGCCGTGGGCCAACGACGCGATCGCTCCCGCCGGCGGCGTCCGCGCGTCGGCCGCGGACCTGGCGGTGCTGCTGCGCGCGATGCTCGACCGGACGGTCGCGGGTGCCGACGCCCTCGAACCCACCGCCCCGTTCGTGGGCACGATGCGGATCGGGGCGGGCTGGCTCACCGGACCGATGCTGCGCCGGACCGTGACCTGGCACAACGGCGGGACGGGCGGCTTCCGGTCGTTCGTCGGGATCGACCGCGACCACGGCGTCGGGGTAGCGCTGGTCAGCGCCTCGACCCGCTCCGTCGACGGCGCCGGGGCGCGGCTGCTGGTCGAGGCAGGTGAGGCATGA
- a CDS encoding alpha/beta fold hydrolase, whose amino-acid sequence MTDPHLTTYDAHERARAMILVLHGGKPRSAQTIDGRSASWRRALWLQREIADRAHEAGAGVWLVRYRQRGWNGGVDRAADARWALDAVRDAHGEVPIVLLGHSMGARVAVHVADDPSVVGVVGLAPWWSAEDPVDTLAGRTLRAAHGRRDRITSFRETARYVERARAVADAADLHDMGALGHYMLTGSRRWHDWAIGASLEVLGSHVTSSEH is encoded by the coding sequence GTGACCGACCCGCACCTGACGACGTACGACGCCCACGAACGCGCCCGCGCGATGATCCTGGTCCTCCACGGCGGGAAGCCGCGCTCGGCGCAGACGATCGACGGGCGCAGCGCGTCGTGGCGCCGGGCGCTGTGGCTGCAGCGCGAGATCGCCGACCGGGCGCACGAGGCGGGCGCGGGCGTGTGGCTGGTGCGCTACCGCCAGCGGGGGTGGAACGGCGGCGTCGACCGGGCGGCCGACGCCCGCTGGGCCCTCGACGCGGTGCGCGATGCGCACGGCGAGGTCCCGATCGTGCTGCTGGGCCACTCGATGGGTGCGCGGGTCGCCGTGCACGTCGCCGACGACCCGTCCGTGGTGGGCGTCGTCGGCCTGGCCCCGTGGTGGTCGGCGGAGGACCCGGTCGACACGCTCGCGGGGCGCACGCTCCGGGCCGCCCACGGCCGTCGCGACCGCATCACGTCCTTCCGCGAGACCGCCCGCTACGTCGAGCGGGCGCGGGCCGTGGCCGACGCGGCTGACCTGCACGACATGGGCGCCCTCGGGCACTACATGCTCACCGGCTCACGCCGGTGGCACGACTGGGCGATCGGGGCCTCGCTCGAGGTGCTCGGCAGCCACGTCACTTCCTCCGAGCACTGA
- a CDS encoding TetR/AcrR family transcriptional regulator: MTPVETGTRPRVAGEREMEILEATLEVLDEVGYDLLTMDAVAARAKASKATLYRRWKGKPELVVAAIMAHKGETVVPDTGSLRGDLLAAYCGSGGLNDPLAKSVLSAVVIAMGRDPEFAEVYRRDFIGPKIAVSRAIYDRARARGEVHPDVDLDVLAPALAGIVLHRAFLLGEAVTPDLVERILDQVVLPAALHGPASAPRPTV, encoded by the coding sequence GTGACCCCAGTCGAGACCGGCACCCGCCCCCGCGTGGCGGGCGAGCGCGAGATGGAGATCCTCGAGGCGACCCTCGAGGTGCTCGACGAGGTCGGCTACGACCTGTTGACCATGGACGCGGTCGCCGCCCGGGCGAAGGCGTCGAAGGCCACGCTCTACCGCCGGTGGAAGGGCAAGCCCGAGCTCGTCGTGGCCGCGATCATGGCCCACAAGGGCGAGACCGTCGTGCCCGACACCGGGAGCCTGCGTGGCGACCTGCTCGCCGCCTACTGCGGCAGCGGGGGCCTCAACGACCCGCTCGCGAAGTCCGTGCTGTCCGCGGTCGTGATCGCGATGGGCCGCGACCCGGAGTTCGCCGAGGTCTACCGGCGCGACTTCATCGGCCCCAAGATCGCGGTCTCCCGCGCGATCTACGACCGCGCCCGCGCTCGTGGCGAGGTCCACCCGGACGTCGACCTCGACGTCCTCGCCCCGGCGCTGGCGGGCATCGTCCTGCACCGGGCGTTCCTGCTCGGCGAGGCGGTGACCCCCGACCTGGTGGAACGGATCCTCGACCAGGTCGTCCTTCCCGCCGCACTCCACGGCCCGGCGTCCGCGCCCCGCCCCACTGTCTGA